CCACCGACAAGAAACCCAAGATTACAGGATCTGTTTCTGTCTCCGGCATAACATGTTATACCTGGGACGATGTAGAGTCTCTCACCTCAAATTTCTCTAGACTCATCGGTTCCGGTGGCTACAGTAGTATCTACTTGGCTCGTTTGTCTGGCACGAAAAAAGCGGCTTTCAAGGTTCATGTCGGTAGCCACCGTCTTTACCAGGTGTTTAGATCTGAGCTCGAGATCTTGCTTCGTCTTCAACATCCTCACATTGTCAAGCTTCTCGGTTACTTTGACGATTCAGGTTCCCAATTAGTCCTTTGAATTATTAACATCACACATGGAAAAAAGTCAAAATACTTTAAATAACAAAAGCTATgagattttataaatgcaagtTGTTGTACTTTATTCTTGCCTTGTCCTCATTAAAATTCTTTCTGTTATTTCATGTTTTCAcccaaatagttttttttataatatattaaccCCAAATGATTTATTTGTTACAAATGATATCAAATTGTTAAATAGTTTTTTATAGTGTTAATTTTTCTGATCTTCCAGAAGAAACTGGCGCGCTTCTATTAGAGTACCTTCCTCAAGGTAACCTCCAAGAGAAGCTCAATCACAACAGCAAACAAGTGTTGCCATGGAGAAACCGTACCGCCATCGCGTTTCAAGTTGCGCAAGCGATGGAACACATTCATGAAAAATGTAGCCCTCAGATTGTGCACGGTGACATCAAATCCTCCAACATACTTCTTGAAAAAAACCTCAACTGCAAGCTTTGCGACTTCGGATCAGCCAGAGTCGGGTTCTCATCTATGGTCCAGCCTTCTCCTACCATGTCGTCACCTCGTTCGAAGCAAGTGAGGATGATAGGGTCTCCAGGGTACACTGATCCTCATTACTTGAGAACTGGGATTGCGTCGAAGAAAATGGACATGTATGGGTTTGGAGTGGTGGTTCTTGAGTTGGTTTCCGGTAAAGAAGCGGTTAGCGCTGAGAATGGTGCGATGCTGGTGCATACGGCAGCTACACTGATCCATGATATTTGTGATTTAGGTGCCAATATTGCAGAAGAAAAGGTGAGACGGTTCTTGGATCCGAGGTTGTCTAGGGATAGTAGTCTTGATATAGAAGATGTTAAGACAATGCTCGGAGTGGC
The Raphanus sativus cultivar WK10039 chromosome 1, ASM80110v3, whole genome shotgun sequence DNA segment above includes these coding regions:
- the LOC108814922 gene encoding probable receptor-like protein kinase At1g33260; the protein is MSCFVSCVRFDDSTTDKKPKITGSVSVSGITCYTWDDVESLTSNFSRLIGSGGYSSIYLARLSGTKKAAFKVHVGSHRLYQVFRSELEILLRLQHPHIVKLLGYFDDSEETGALLLEYLPQGNLQEKLNHNSKQVLPWRNRTAIAFQVAQAMEHIHEKCSPQIVHGDIKSSNILLEKNLNCKLCDFGSARVGFSSMVQPSPTMSSPRSKQVRMIGSPGYTDPHYLRTGIASKKMDMYGFGVVVLELVSGKEAVSAENGAMLVHTAATLIHDICDLGANIAEEKVRRFLDPRLSRDSSLDIEDVKTMLGVAASCLRSRPSLRPSASQVVQTLVQKIPSLSLLGCEKDRVIHI